The following are from one region of the Vitis riparia cultivar Riparia Gloire de Montpellier isolate 1030 chromosome 9, EGFV_Vit.rip_1.0, whole genome shotgun sequence genome:
- the LOC117922402 gene encoding zinc finger protein 1: MELPRSEPCLSETSSIISVSEAAPSLNTSMDSPKEGKQQEGQDRNQEELTNPDLVLDLSLSSRDLEQGSRPELNLINSFEMGSSQNQSEIPQGNEGEPRVFSCNYCQRKFYSSQALGGHQNAHKRERTLAKRGQRIGAASVAFGHPLPNPYRFSSMASLPLHGSFNRSLGIQAHSLIHKPSSLSSTLYGHQGWSRLPIDQQPAIGRLAPENYHVGSSSSSGGAARFETVRKFSRPASEGIGGYWWNNSNNLKMNQDELQKLDLSLKL, from the coding sequence ATGGAGCTACCAAGATCAGAGCCATGTCTCTCTGAAACTTCTAGCATCATTTCTGTTTCAGAAGCTGCACCATCCTTGAATACCTCAATGGATAGCCCAAAAGAGGGGAAGCAGCAAGAAGGACAAGATCGAAACCAGGAAGAGCTCACAAATCCTGATCTTGTACTGGATCTAAGCCTCTCTAGCAGAGATTTGGAACAAGGGTCGAGGCCAGAACTTAATCTCATCAACTCCTTCGAGATGGGCTCATCTCAAAATCAGTCAGAAATTCCTCAAGGAAATGAAGGTGAGCCGAGAGTGTTCTCGTGCAACTATTGCCAGAGAAAGTTCTACAGCTCACAGGCACTTGGAGGACACCAAAATGCACACAAACGAGAGAGGACCCTTGCAAAACGTGGGCAGCGGATTGGTGCAGCTTCAGTAGCTTTTGGGCATCCCTTACCCAACCCTTATCGATTCTCTAGCATGGCTTCTCTACCTCTGCATGGATCTTTCAATAGGTCTCTTGGCATTCAGGCTCATTCTCTGATCCATAAGCCATCCTCCCTATCATCCACTCTCTACGGACATCAAGGATGGTCAAGGCTGCCTATTGATCAACAACCCGCCATTGGGCGACTTGCACCAGAGAATTATCATGTTGGATCATCATCATCCAGTGGTGGCGCCGCAAGGTTTGAGACTGTTCGGAAGTTTTCTCGGCCGGCAAGTGAGGGAATTGGAGGCTACTGGTGGAACAATAGTAACAATTTGAAGATGAATCAAGATGAGTTGCAGAAGCTTGACTTGTCCCTCAAGCTCTGA